GGAAAACCCGATTTATCGGCAGTTTCTCGGGATGTGCCCAACGCTGGCTGTAACCAATGGAATGAAATCCGCCATGACGATGGCACTCGCTACAACCTTTGTGCTGGTGTGTGCGAATGTCATTGTCAGCTTGATTCGCGGTTTGCTTAAACCTCATCTGAGGATTCTTGTGTTTACGCTCACCATTGCTACGTTCGTTACCATTGCCGATAAATTTATTGCCGCATACATGTACGATATGAGTAAGCAGTTGGGGCCGTATCTGCCGCTGATTATTGTGAACTGTATCATTATCGGTCGCTGTGAGGCATGCAGTTCCAAACAGGGTGTGTTCACCTCATTGGCCGATGCACTGGGACAGGGACTCGGATTTACTCTGGCACTGGCCAGTATCGCGACTGTGCGAGAATTACTGGGTGCCGGGACGTGGTTTGATCTGCCTGTGCTGTCCCCGATGAACTGGCCCGGCTGGGTGATTATGATTCTACCGCCCGGGGCTTTCTTCACCTTGGGATTATTGCTGGGACTGGCGAACAAGGTCGTGGCGTGGAAAGAAGCAAAACAGGTCGGGTAACCGGTCGATACGTGTAAGCGAGGTTTTTTATGGACTACATGATTTCAATTATTCTCATCGCCCTGGGGGCCGCGATCATCAACAACGTGATTCTGCATTTCTTTGTGGGAATCTGTCCTTTCATCGGTGTTTCACGCCGTGTGGATGTGGCCTTTGGTATGGGCTGTGCCGTTACTTTTGTGATTACCATTGCAGCCATGCTGTGCTGGTTTTTTACTTTTTATATCTTGAGAACGGGAGCACCGCTGACCACCTGGGCGGCGTCATTCTTCATGGATAAAGCGGCGGCTTCGCAGCTTGATCTGTCGATCCTGAGCTATATCGTTTATATCTTTGTGATTGCTTCATCTGTTCAGTTTGTCGAGATGTACGTAAGAAAATTCTTTCCGCCGCTCTATAAAGCGTTCGGGGTTTATCTACCGCTGATAACGACGAACTGCTGTATTCTGTTTGCCTGTTTGAATATTATGGCCAACATTTCCGGTGTGGATAATCCGGCCGAAGTATGGGATCTGGGCAAAGCCATTGTTTATGCCTTTTTTGCCGGTATCGGTTTTACGGTCGCTATTGTGATTATGGCAGGGATTCGCGAAGAACTCGAGTTGTGCGATGTCCCGAAATGCTTACAAGGGCCTGGCATCACGCTATTGGTGGCCGGTATTCTGTCGCTTGCTTTTATGGGATTCACTGGTGTGGATAAGGGGTTGGAAAAAGTATTGCGGGGAAATTCGGATAAACAGACACAGCAGATAGAACAGCCGGCGGCGGACAAGGCCGTTGTTGCGATGAATGGATGATCAATCAGTCGAGAGACGGAGCACATACAATGACGATACTTGGAATATTTTTTGCAGCAGTAGTGATGTTACTTTTGGCTTTGGCCATGGCCTGGGTTCTGGGCTGGGCGAATCGTGCGTTTC
The nucleotide sequence above comes from Spartobacteria bacterium. Encoded proteins:
- the rsxE gene encoding electron transport complex subunit RsxE, translated to MRDDGPTPLERFLNGILPENPIYRQFLGMCPTLAVTNGMKSAMTMALATTFVLVCANVIVSLIRGLLKPHLRILVFTLTIATFVTIADKFIAAYMYDMSKQLGPYLPLIIVNCIIIGRCEACSSKQGVFTSLADALGQGLGFTLALASIATVRELLGAGTWFDLPVLSPMNWPGWVIMILPPGAFFTLGLLLGLANKVVAWKEAKQVG
- a CDS encoding RnfA-Nqr electron transport subunit; the encoded protein is MDYMISIILIALGAAIINNVILHFFVGICPFIGVSRRVDVAFGMGCAVTFVITIAAMLCWFFTFYILRTGAPLTTWAASFFMDKAAASQLDLSILSYIVYIFVIASSVQFVEMYVRKFFPPLYKAFGVYLPLITTNCCILFACLNIMANISGVDNPAEVWDLGKAIVYAFFAGIGFTVAIVIMAGIREELELCDVPKCLQGPGITLLVAGILSLAFMGFTGVDKGLEKVLRGNSDKQTQQIEQPAADKAVVAMNG